One Luteibacter aegosomaticola genomic window carries:
- a CDS encoding GH92 family glycosyl hydrolase: protein MVTRRRFLQGMAAATAVGQLGTLSAMAAGVKHGLETPTTGGGTTPDGVLRYVDVFVGTGGHGHTYPGATRPFGMVQLSPDTYNAQWDGSSGYHQGDGSIMGFSHTHLSGTGAADMLDFLVMPSMGEVLLQPGDRDFDGVNYVSRFDAQKISGEKAPKGYKTGIKGYRSHYTAEQAHPGYYTARLTKHDILAELTATLRAGMHRYTFNKAGDSHVLLDLAHGYSDSPKENCRVTDVELRVVGNDTLVGGRRVWQWASGRVIYFAMKLSRPASDITLYSDDKALPKGTTEAKGINLKAALHLDKANSEPLLVKVGISGVDIDGAMRNLDSEMPAWDFDGIRAAAEAEWNTELSKIQIDSTSDKIKRTFYSSLYHTMLAPTVFSDIDGRYRGMDKAVHTLPEGRHNYSTYSLWDTYRAAHPLYTLYQPDRVPDLVDGIVRLASESPSGAPVWPLQGIETVCMIGYHSAVVVAEAQAKGFTGIDYQKGWPVFRRRAMQDDYFGLPYYRAKGYIPSDKEGEAVSKTLEYAYDDWAMASMAEHLGHADEAKALRARSQNYRNVFDKDTQFMRPKGDDGEWLQPFDPIQIGHSKKWRDFTESNAWQATFLNQHDVYNYMDLFGGVAGFEKKLDAFFTADPKLPDNAPPDIAGMVGQCAFGNEPCHHMPYLYAYTGSHHKTAEKVRLMLDTMYLPEPDGLPGNEDCGQMSAWYIMSSMGLYPVDPISTNYVFGSPILDRAQVHVGGGKVLTIETTGNGEGKPYIQSVTWNGQPWTKSWISHKDITAGGTLVFTMGAQPNEAFGKAPEDRPPSFGAQAKA, encoded by the coding sequence ATGGTTACACGTCGACGTTTTCTGCAGGGCATGGCCGCCGCAACGGCTGTTGGTCAGCTCGGCACCCTCTCCGCGATGGCCGCGGGCGTCAAGCACGGTCTTGAAACGCCAACCACGGGTGGCGGCACCACCCCGGATGGCGTCCTGCGTTACGTCGACGTCTTTGTCGGTACCGGCGGCCACGGCCACACCTACCCGGGTGCGACGCGGCCGTTCGGCATGGTGCAGCTCAGCCCGGATACCTATAACGCCCAGTGGGACGGCTCGTCCGGTTACCACCAGGGCGATGGCTCGATCATGGGCTTCTCGCACACCCACCTCTCGGGCACCGGCGCGGCCGACATGCTCGATTTCCTGGTGATGCCCTCGATGGGCGAGGTGCTGCTGCAGCCGGGCGATCGCGATTTCGACGGCGTGAACTACGTGTCGCGTTTCGATGCGCAGAAGATCAGCGGCGAGAAGGCCCCGAAGGGCTACAAGACCGGGATCAAGGGCTACCGCTCGCACTACACCGCCGAGCAGGCGCACCCGGGCTACTATACCGCCCGCCTGACCAAGCACGACATCCTGGCCGAGCTCACCGCGACGCTGCGCGCCGGCATGCACCGCTACACCTTCAACAAGGCGGGCGATTCGCACGTCCTGCTCGACCTGGCCCACGGCTACTCCGATAGCCCGAAGGAAAACTGCCGCGTCACCGACGTCGAGCTGCGCGTGGTTGGCAACGACACCCTCGTGGGTGGCCGTCGCGTATGGCAGTGGGCTTCGGGCCGCGTCATCTACTTCGCGATGAAGCTTTCGCGTCCGGCGTCGGACATCACGCTGTACTCCGATGACAAGGCGCTGCCGAAGGGCACCACCGAAGCCAAGGGCATCAACCTCAAGGCGGCGCTGCACCTGGACAAGGCCAACAGCGAACCGCTGCTGGTGAAGGTCGGCATCTCCGGCGTCGACATCGATGGCGCCATGCGCAACCTCGATAGCGAAATGCCGGCATGGGATTTCGACGGTATCCGTGCGGCCGCCGAGGCCGAGTGGAACACCGAGCTGTCGAAGATCCAGATCGACAGCACCTCGGACAAGATCAAGCGCACCTTCTACAGCTCGCTGTACCACACCATGCTCGCGCCGACCGTCTTCAGCGACATCGATGGCCGTTACCGCGGCATGGACAAGGCGGTGCACACGCTGCCGGAAGGCCGCCACAACTACAGCACCTACTCGCTGTGGGATACCTACCGCGCCGCGCACCCGCTGTACACGCTGTACCAGCCGGATCGCGTCCCCGACCTGGTCGACGGTATCGTGCGCCTCGCCTCGGAAAGCCCGAGCGGCGCGCCGGTGTGGCCGCTGCAGGGTATCGAAACGGTCTGCATGATCGGTTACCACTCCGCCGTTGTCGTCGCCGAGGCCCAGGCCAAGGGCTTCACTGGCATCGATTACCAGAAGGGCTGGCCGGTGTTCCGTCGCCGCGCCATGCAGGATGATTACTTCGGCCTGCCGTACTACCGCGCCAAGGGCTACATCCCCAGCGACAAGGAAGGCGAGGCGGTCAGCAAGACGCTTGAATACGCCTACGACGACTGGGCGATGGCCAGCATGGCCGAGCACCTGGGTCACGCCGACGAGGCCAAGGCCCTGCGTGCGCGCTCGCAGAACTACCGCAACGTGTTCGACAAGGACACGCAGTTCATGCGCCCGAAGGGCGACGATGGTGAGTGGCTGCAGCCGTTCGATCCGATCCAGATCGGCCATTCGAAGAAGTGGCGCGACTTCACCGAATCGAATGCGTGGCAGGCTACGTTCCTGAACCAGCACGACGTGTACAACTACATGGATCTGTTCGGTGGCGTGGCAGGCTTCGAGAAGAAGCTCGATGCGTTCTTCACCGCCGATCCGAAGCTGCCGGACAACGCCCCGCCGGATATCGCGGGCATGGTCGGCCAGTGCGCCTTCGGTAACGAGCCCTGCCACCACATGCCGTACCTGTACGCGTACACCGGATCGCACCACAAGACGGCCGAAAAGGTCCGCCTGATGCTCGATACGATGTACCTGCCGGAACCGGATGGCCTGCCGGGCAATGAGGACTGCGGCCAGATGAGCGCGTGGTACATCATGAGCTCCATGGGCCTGTACCCGGTGGATCCGATCAGCACGAACTACGTGTTCGGCAGCCCCATCCTCGACCGCGCCCAGGTGCACGTCGGCGGTGGCAAGGTGCTGACGATCGAAACCACGGGCAATGGCGAAGGCAAGCCGTATATCCAGTCGGTGACCTGGAATGGCCAGCCCTGGACGAAGAGCTGGATCAGCCACAAGGACATCACGGCCGGTGGCACCCTGGTGTTCACCATGGGCGCCCAGCCGAACGAAGCCTTCGGCAAGGCCCCGGAAGACCGCCCGCCGAGCTTCGGCGCGCAAGCCAAGGCATAA
- a CDS encoding basic secretory family protein, protein MQHVTRQGALALIALSLTVAGPALADTTVSYQSNGYTLNVTDKNSGVAQSTVDTMVSTFFTIYPEESRDFNPDASKTVNIILDPAYDGVAATANATETYSANYLKSNPADTDTVTHESMHIVQDYGQQNIPGWLVEGIADYARYRYGVNNAAAGWSLPAYQSGQNYTDSYRVTARFLVWIEEHHPGAVQRFDAALRGRSYTDQTWVQITGSTVDQNWASYIASPGI, encoded by the coding sequence ATGCAGCATGTGACGCGCCAAGGCGCCCTCGCGCTCATCGCCCTCTCGCTCACCGTCGCGGGCCCGGCCCTGGCCGATACCACCGTCAGTTACCAATCCAACGGCTACACCCTCAACGTCACGGACAAGAACTCCGGCGTGGCGCAGTCCACGGTGGATACGATGGTCAGCACGTTCTTCACCATTTACCCGGAGGAGTCGCGCGACTTCAACCCGGATGCCTCGAAGACGGTGAACATCATCCTCGACCCGGCATACGACGGCGTCGCTGCCACGGCGAACGCCACCGAGACCTATAGCGCGAACTACCTGAAATCGAACCCGGCCGATACGGATACCGTGACCCATGAATCCATGCACATCGTGCAGGACTACGGCCAGCAGAACATCCCGGGCTGGCTGGTCGAGGGCATCGCGGACTACGCGCGCTACCGGTATGGAGTGAACAACGCGGCAGCAGGCTGGTCGTTGCCCGCCTACCAGTCGGGCCAGAATTACACCGACAGCTACCGGGTGACCGCACGGTTCCTGGTCTGGATCGAAGAACACCACCCGGGCGCGGTCCAGCGCTTCGATGCGGCGCTACGCGGGCGCAGCTACACCGACCAGACCTGGGTTCAGATCACCGGCTCGACGGTCGATCAGAACTGGGCCAGCTACATTGCCAGCCCAGGCATCTGA
- a CDS encoding PAS domain-containing protein has product MPRPINSTESDEGQGVSMGMGFWGGRAARLAQSTLAALERRFAVAELAADGTVRSANKAFLAALGQGGVAVVGQPFQAVFAVDDAEHLWRALARGDEVADVVRIKGATQDSWLQAVYVPRMGRGNRLDAVVVYGVDITAERSRAAGVGQRQQNADETQGVVEFSLDGMILHANPAFLKITGYRLDEIQGKHHSLFVDERESQSDTYMGFWRRLRSGLHDAGVYRRLGKGQCVVWIQATYNPIFDADGRPVKIMKYAVEMSADAMQAAPAVAPTVAAPVADAVTDAAVANVLDMLDNAAARANALSMDAAIDAALAEQRGHETP; this is encoded by the coding sequence ATGCCCCGGCCGATAAACTCCACTGAATCTGATGAAGGGCAGGGCGTGTCGATGGGCATGGGTTTCTGGGGTGGGCGTGCAGCCCGCCTGGCGCAATCGACGCTTGCCGCGCTGGAGCGGCGTTTCGCCGTGGCCGAGCTGGCGGCCGATGGCACCGTGCGTTCGGCCAATAAGGCGTTCCTTGCCGCGCTGGGCCAGGGCGGGGTGGCCGTTGTGGGCCAGCCGTTCCAGGCGGTCTTTGCCGTGGACGATGCCGAGCATCTCTGGCGCGCCCTTGCACGCGGCGACGAGGTGGCCGACGTGGTCCGTATCAAGGGTGCCACGCAGGACAGCTGGCTGCAGGCGGTCTACGTTCCGCGCATGGGACGTGGCAACCGGCTGGATGCCGTCGTGGTTTACGGTGTGGATATCACCGCTGAGCGTAGCCGGGCGGCGGGCGTGGGCCAGCGCCAGCAGAACGCGGACGAAACCCAGGGCGTGGTCGAGTTCTCGCTCGACGGCATGATCCTCCACGCCAATCCCGCGTTCCTCAAGATCACGGGCTACCGGCTGGACGAGATCCAGGGTAAGCACCACAGCCTGTTCGTCGACGAACGCGAAAGCCAGTCGGATACCTATATGGGCTTCTGGCGGCGCCTGCGCTCGGGCTTGCACGATGCGGGCGTGTACCGCCGGTTGGGCAAGGGCCAGTGCGTGGTCTGGATCCAGGCGACCTATAACCCCATCTTCGACGCCGATGGCCGGCCGGTGAAGATCATGAAATACGCCGTGGAGATGAGCGCCGATGCGATGCAGGCGGCGCCCGCCGTGGCACCGACGGTGGCAGCGCCGGTTGCTGATGCCGTCACCGATGCCGCGGTCGCCAATGTGCTCGATATGCTGGATAACGCGGCGGCCCGTGCCAACGCGCTGTCGATGGATGCGGCCATCGATGCCGCGCTTGCGGAACAGCGTGGGCACGAGACCCCCTGA
- a CDS encoding autotransporter domain-containing protein, whose translation MTRSYARTCVRQALAAAIAMAIMSSAQAAAVLPTGPSVLSGLATVTPGADTLTVDQTSQAASIDWATFAIGPGGTLVFNLPGSATSNHAVASGGISRLDGTWLGTGTVAFDQRAGSIGMAGAYAGIGGARSSLSLHAGNALAFTGSIATQGGDVTLSADNYLFVGGQIDLGSGLGGTLHLSTRSDMYVSDTVTSVMDPETGTLPVNFASAVAAQTLNGVHGGLDLYAGASVGIYSDVAADGSIKVSGTGIMVGTGNDIYRDTILRAGTQGGPVADLLLHANSWMVEQYGALLTATGKVRLESPNSSADLLGTIVAPRVELVGWRFAQTQQPYGSAIITDSLGGTADEYALWGRQNQIGALNGLNAALVTLENSKDISGANVVVSDWMKVRAVGHDINLTGADNRISALSATGRNVSLVNGGTVHLVDIDADNLSVTATGDIDNLVGVDTSLVVRGDTNLRTDSGRVELAGDFGGAVHIVAGSGDVWLSGSLTDRTDIFGRDVRIQLNGRQTVGFLSGANSVLLDSGADPDSVLTADSWITTPLLKTRGHIVWTNIGPLPGAIDMQGTLTFASAQTQVPWLNNAIRGTGTLVQAGPTTLVLNGEIDGIDIRVDGGQLVLGDGTSAAQHVRANVAVNPAGSLSGNAMIDGAVNVASGARLSPGNGIGSLSVGSLSMDGGSTLSYSLDTAAPTLDTYGQSDSITVAGDVHFNGPVTLGIDPSHQGYFTPGFYHVLGYGGSLFETGGGLQTDSPLTYTLIRDVAKKSIDLLYTPVWFDGGFNLWNGNGQASGSTPGGGSGTWTTAAHNWANKDGVAAAPMGPRPAFVVFAGQAGSVHVDNSTGAIDVTGMQFLSPYTLDGSAIHLASVFDATPTIRVGDSATPVNLTVAIANDLTSDNGFEKSDGGTLVLSGHNRWTGGTTISGGKLSISAAYNIGLGDVRLANGLLQVTGTDLHGLQNHFAIVNAGGIDVADANNTFSIGQGALSGTGQFIKDGAGTLALRGSQASFSGDLWVRGGTLVADPMALYLSSVSIDGILAIDVDRDNTMTSPLRGAGTFAKRGAGTLTYRGDGSSLAGTTRVEAGTLVVGADSGGRARLGGHIDVLPGATLAGNGILLGDVSVQGYVLPASPGDVLTVNGNVAFESGSALMVDTSDSSAARLAVGGAVTIAPGARLVVDAHGSRWVAEQKYDLLTAVGGVSGTFAAANSNFAFLNTLIAYSASGNISLILKRNAVALEEVAVTANQRAVASAAEGLGAGHAVYDRLITLDAGSGQRAFDSLAGTLHASVQGVVMDSQRQVRDAVMRHLGDADLPGGQRADNGRVSTWLSVLGRDANYDGNADAAKVNSSDSGILLGADLAVGDGARIGAVLGHMKETIHERASAGSADVKGNQFGLYADMAFDALHLSGGVVRAHHAIDTRRDITIGMDSTRAYASRDADTTQGFVELGHDFGRTGVWKVEPFVQAAAVYWSGDKASERGGTGVLVIDGNEAHTTAGRVGVHLGTALDRDARFGLQATLAWQRGWGDVAPEARVRFAEGGPMFDVAGAPLARQAGLLDAGLVVRLTPTLRLDASYAGQFAGKVADHGGRVSLNMTF comes from the coding sequence ATGACTCGTTCGTACGCGCGCACCTGCGTGCGGCAGGCGCTTGCCGCCGCCATCGCCATGGCCATCATGAGCAGCGCACAGGCTGCGGCTGTGCTCCCGACCGGTCCTTCGGTGCTCAGCGGTCTGGCGACCGTCACGCCGGGCGCCGATACGCTCACCGTCGATCAGACGAGCCAGGCTGCTTCCATCGACTGGGCCACGTTCGCGATCGGTCCGGGCGGTACCCTGGTGTTCAATCTTCCCGGCAGCGCCACGTCGAACCACGCGGTGGCCAGCGGCGGCATCTCCCGCCTGGATGGCACGTGGCTAGGCACGGGTACCGTGGCGTTTGACCAGCGTGCCGGCAGCATCGGCATGGCGGGTGCCTACGCCGGTATCGGCGGGGCGCGCAGCTCGCTTTCCCTCCACGCGGGCAACGCCCTTGCCTTCACCGGAAGCATCGCGACGCAAGGTGGCGACGTTACGCTCTCAGCCGATAACTATCTCTTCGTGGGCGGCCAGATCGACCTGGGTTCGGGCTTGGGCGGTACGTTGCACCTGAGCACCCGCTCGGACATGTATGTATCGGATACGGTCACGTCGGTCATGGACCCGGAGACGGGTACGTTGCCGGTGAACTTTGCCTCCGCAGTGGCAGCACAGACGCTCAATGGCGTGCACGGAGGGCTCGACCTGTACGCTGGAGCATCCGTGGGCATTTATAGCGATGTGGCCGCCGACGGAAGTATCAAGGTGTCGGGCACCGGCATCATGGTGGGTACCGGGAACGATATCTACCGCGACACGATCCTGCGGGCCGGCACCCAGGGTGGGCCAGTGGCCGATCTGCTCCTGCACGCCAACTCGTGGATGGTCGAGCAGTACGGTGCGCTGCTCACCGCCACCGGCAAGGTCCGCCTTGAGTCACCGAATTCGTCGGCGGACCTGCTGGGCACCATCGTCGCGCCTCGCGTGGAACTGGTGGGTTGGCGCTTCGCCCAGACGCAGCAACCGTACGGTAGCGCGATCATCACCGACTCACTGGGCGGCACAGCCGATGAGTACGCGCTGTGGGGACGGCAGAACCAAATAGGCGCGCTCAACGGCCTGAACGCGGCCCTGGTCACGCTCGAAAACAGCAAGGACATCAGCGGCGCGAACGTCGTCGTTTCGGACTGGATGAAGGTGCGCGCCGTTGGGCATGACATCAACCTCACGGGCGCAGACAATCGGATCAGCGCACTGTCGGCGACCGGGCGGAACGTATCGCTGGTGAATGGCGGTACGGTCCATCTGGTGGATATCGATGCCGATAACCTATCGGTGACCGCCACGGGCGATATCGACAATCTCGTGGGCGTGGACACCTCGCTGGTGGTCCGCGGCGATACCAATCTCCGCACCGATAGTGGCCGCGTCGAGCTAGCGGGCGACTTCGGCGGCGCCGTCCACATCGTCGCGGGTAGCGGCGATGTGTGGCTCAGCGGTTCGCTCACGGACCGCACCGATATCTTTGGTCGCGACGTTCGGATCCAGCTGAACGGCAGGCAGACGGTGGGCTTCCTGAGCGGTGCCAACAGCGTGCTGCTTGATTCGGGTGCCGATCCCGACTCGGTCCTTACGGCGGACAGCTGGATCACGACGCCGCTGCTCAAGACCCGCGGCCACATCGTGTGGACGAACATCGGGCCGCTGCCCGGTGCGATCGATATGCAGGGTACGCTCACCTTTGCATCGGCACAGACGCAGGTGCCGTGGCTGAACAACGCGATTCGCGGCACGGGCACCCTGGTTCAGGCGGGGCCGACCACACTGGTCCTCAACGGCGAGATCGATGGGATCGATATCCGCGTGGACGGCGGCCAGCTCGTGCTTGGCGACGGTACCTCGGCGGCGCAACACGTCCGCGCTAACGTGGCCGTCAATCCGGCGGGATCGCTGAGTGGCAACGCCATGATTGACGGTGCGGTGAACGTGGCTTCCGGTGCAAGGCTTTCACCCGGCAACGGAATCGGTAGCCTTTCCGTGGGGAGTCTTTCGATGGATGGCGGTAGCACGCTTAGCTACAGCCTCGACACGGCAGCGCCAACGCTGGATACCTACGGCCAGAGCGATAGCATTACCGTCGCGGGCGATGTGCACTTCAATGGCCCCGTGACACTCGGTATCGATCCTTCGCACCAGGGCTATTTCACGCCAGGTTTCTATCACGTGCTCGGCTATGGCGGCTCCCTCTTCGAAACGGGCGGGGGCCTGCAGACCGATAGCCCGTTGACTTACACCCTTATCCGCGACGTAGCGAAGAAGAGCATCGACCTGCTGTACACGCCGGTCTGGTTCGACGGCGGATTCAACCTATGGAACGGGAACGGCCAGGCCAGCGGCAGCACGCCTGGTGGTGGATCCGGTACGTGGACCACAGCTGCGCACAACTGGGCAAACAAGGATGGTGTCGCTGCCGCTCCGATGGGGCCACGCCCTGCATTCGTGGTCTTTGCCGGGCAGGCGGGTAGCGTGCACGTCGATAACAGTACCGGTGCCATCGATGTCACCGGCATGCAATTCCTCAGCCCTTATACGCTTGATGGTTCGGCGATCCACCTCGCGTCCGTCTTCGACGCGACGCCGACGATTCGCGTGGGTGATTCGGCGACGCCGGTGAACCTGACCGTAGCCATTGCGAACGACCTCACCAGTGATAACGGCTTCGAAAAGAGCGACGGTGGCACGTTGGTGCTCAGTGGCCACAACCGCTGGACCGGCGGGACCACGATCAGCGGCGGCAAGCTTTCGATCTCAGCGGCTTACAACATCGGCCTTGGGGATGTCCGTCTGGCCAATGGCCTGCTTCAGGTGACGGGCACGGATCTGCATGGATTGCAGAACCACTTTGCGATCGTCAACGCCGGCGGCATCGATGTGGCCGATGCGAATAACACCTTCTCCATCGGCCAGGGCGCCCTTTCCGGTACCGGGCAATTCATCAAGGACGGTGCGGGCACGCTGGCGTTGCGTGGCAGCCAGGCATCTTTCTCCGGCGATTTATGGGTGCGAGGGGGAACGCTGGTTGCCGACCCGATGGCGCTCTATCTGAGCTCCGTTTCGATCGATGGCATCCTGGCCATCGATGTGGACCGCGACAACACGATGACGAGTCCGCTACGCGGCGCCGGCACCTTCGCGAAGCGAGGGGCCGGTACCCTGACTTACAGGGGCGATGGCTCTAGCCTGGCGGGGACCACCCGTGTCGAGGCCGGCACGCTCGTCGTTGGCGCGGACTCCGGCGGCCGCGCCAGGCTGGGTGGCCATATCGACGTGCTACCGGGCGCTACGCTCGCAGGCAACGGAATCCTTCTGGGTGACGTCTCCGTGCAGGGCTATGTGCTGCCGGCCTCCCCTGGCGATGTGTTGACCGTTAACGGCAACGTGGCTTTTGAAAGCGGCAGTGCGCTGATGGTCGATACGAGTGATTCGTCGGCCGCGCGGCTCGCAGTGGGCGGGGCGGTGACAATCGCGCCGGGCGCGCGCCTCGTCGTTGATGCGCATGGTTCACGCTGGGTGGCGGAGCAGAAATACGACCTGCTCACGGCAGTCGGTGGCGTGAGCGGCACCTTCGCCGCCGCCAACAGCAACTTCGCGTTCCTCAACACGCTCATCGCCTACAGCGCGAGCGGTAACATCAGCCTGATCCTGAAGCGTAATGCCGTGGCCCTTGAAGAGGTCGCGGTGACGGCCAATCAGCGTGCGGTGGCTTCCGCTGCCGAGGGCCTGGGCGCCGGCCACGCCGTCTATGATCGGCTGATTACGCTCGACGCCGGGTCAGGGCAGCGGGCGTTCGATTCGCTCGCTGGCACGCTGCACGCAAGCGTGCAGGGAGTCGTCATGGATAGCCAGCGGCAGGTGCGCGATGCGGTGATGCGCCACCTTGGCGACGCCGACCTGCCAGGCGGGCAGCGTGCCGATAACGGCCGTGTATCGACGTGGCTGAGTGTTCTGGGCCGCGATGCGAACTACGACGGAAACGCGGATGCCGCGAAGGTCAATAGCAGTGACAGCGGCATCCTGTTGGGTGCTGATCTTGCCGTGGGCGACGGCGCTCGGATCGGCGCCGTACTGGGTCATATGAAGGAGACCATCCACGAGCGGGCGTCCGCTGGGTCGGCCGACGTGAAAGGCAACCAGTTCGGCCTTTATGCCGACATGGCGTTCGATGCGTTGCATCTTTCGGGTGGCGTGGTACGTGCCCACCACGCGATCGACACGCGCCGCGATATCACGATCGGGATGGACTCGACGCGGGCATACGCAAGCCGCGATGCAGACACGACGCAGGGCTTCGTCGAGCTGGGCCACGACTTCGGGCGTACTGGCGTGTGGAAGGTCGAGCCCTTCGTGCAGGCGGCCGCGGTGTACTGGAGCGGTGATAAGGCGAGTGAGCGCGGGGGTACCGGCGTGCTGGTGATCGATGGCAACGAGGCGCATACGACGGCCGGCCGCGTCGGCGTGCACCTGGGCACGGCATTGGACCGCGATGCGCGGTTCGGCCTGCAGGCGACGCTGGCATGGCAGCGGGGGTGGGGCGACGTAGCGCCGGAGGCCCGCGTGCGTTTTGCCGAAGGCGGCCCGATGTTCGATGTTGCTGGCGCACCGCTGGCCCGTCAGGCCGGGTTGCTCGATGCCGGTCTGGTCGTCCGGCTCACCCCGACGCTGCGTCTGGATGCCAGTTATGCCGGCCAGTTTGCCGGCAAGGTGGCGGACCATGGCGGCCGGGTGTCGCTCAACATGACCTTCTGA
- a CDS encoding MFS transporter — translation MSGPRDAIVETDVPARLDRLRWGRFHTLVVVALGITWILDGLEVTITGSIAGALKSSPVLHLSDTQVGLAGSVYLAGAVLGALFFGWLTDKLGRKKLFTLTLGLYLAATAATALSPNFAVFALFRLLTGAGIGGEYAAINSAIQELIPARYRGHTDLVINGSFWIGAALGALAAVALLDTGWFTPEIGWRLSFGLGAILGLGILLLRRWIPESPRWLMLHGRVAEAEVVIASIEQRLGVPPPSAPLPRLRLQPRALSMADVGRTLFRDYPKRTVLGLVLMATQAFFYNAIFFTYALVLGHFYGVADADVGLYLLPFAAGNFLGPLLLGRLFDTVGRRPMIALTYAMSGLLLFATAWLFVHGVLDARTQTMAWSVVFFFASAAASSAYLTVSESFPLELRALAIALFYAFGTALGGVVGPWLFGTLIGTGGREPIGWGYAFGAALMLVGAVAALLLGIAAERRPLEDVARPLARVD, via the coding sequence ATGAGTGGCCCCCGCGACGCCATCGTCGAGACCGACGTGCCCGCCCGCCTTGATCGGCTCCGCTGGGGCCGCTTCCACACGCTGGTCGTGGTAGCGCTGGGCATCACCTGGATCCTCGACGGCCTGGAAGTGACCATTACCGGCTCGATCGCCGGCGCGCTGAAATCGAGCCCGGTGCTTCACCTCAGCGATACGCAGGTGGGCCTGGCCGGGAGCGTGTACCTGGCCGGCGCCGTACTGGGTGCGCTGTTCTTCGGCTGGCTCACGGACAAACTGGGGCGGAAGAAGCTGTTCACGCTGACGCTCGGCCTTTACCTTGCCGCGACGGCCGCCACGGCGCTCTCGCCCAACTTCGCCGTGTTCGCGCTGTTCCGCCTGCTGACGGGCGCAGGCATCGGCGGCGAGTACGCCGCCATCAACTCAGCCATCCAGGAGCTGATCCCCGCGCGCTACCGCGGCCATACCGACCTGGTGATCAACGGCAGTTTCTGGATCGGCGCGGCGCTGGGCGCGTTGGCTGCCGTGGCTTTGCTGGATACGGGCTGGTTCACCCCGGAGATCGGCTGGCGGCTCAGCTTCGGTCTCGGCGCGATCCTGGGGCTGGGCATCCTGTTGCTGCGCCGCTGGATCCCGGAGAGCCCACGCTGGCTCATGCTGCACGGGCGCGTCGCCGAAGCCGAGGTCGTCATCGCCAGCATCGAACAACGGCTGGGCGTGCCGCCACCCAGCGCGCCCCTGCCCCGCCTGCGCCTCCAGCCGCGCGCCCTCAGCATGGCCGACGTCGGGCGCACGCTGTTCCGCGACTACCCGAAACGCACGGTGCTCGGCCTGGTGCTCATGGCGACCCAGGCGTTCTTCTACAACGCGATCTTCTTCACCTACGCACTCGTGCTGGGGCACTTCTATGGCGTGGCGGATGCCGACGTCGGCCTCTACCTGCTGCCGTTCGCCGCGGGCAACTTCCTCGGCCCGCTGTTGTTGGGACGTCTATTCGACACGGTAGGCCGCCGCCCGATGATCGCGCTGACCTATGCGATGTCGGGTCTGCTGCTTTTCGCCACCGCGTGGCTGTTCGTCCACGGCGTGCTCGATGCGCGCACGCAAACCATGGCCTGGAGCGTGGTGTTCTTCTTCGCCTCGGCCGCCGCCAGCTCCGCGTACCTCACGGTAAGCGAGAGCTTCCCGCTGGAACTGCGCGCGCTGGCGATCGCCTTGTTTTACGCCTTTGGTACCGCGCTGGGTGGCGTCGTGGGTCCGTGGCTGTTCGGCACCCTCATTGGCACGGGCGGTCGCGAACCCATCGGCTGGGGTTATGCGTTTGGCGCGGCACTGATGCTGGTGGGCGCGGTGGCCGCCCTACTGCTTGGCATCGCCGCCGAGCGGCGGCCCCTTGAGGACGTGGCCCGCCCCCTCGCCCGCGTCGACTGA